The following are encoded in a window of Pseudomonas sp. St316 genomic DNA:
- the rlmB gene encoding 23S rRNA (guanosine(2251)-2'-O)-methyltransferase RlmB has product MSLEKIYGVHAVEALLRHHPKRVKQVWLAEGRSEPRVQALVELATQNKVAIGQAERREMDVWVEGVHQGVVADVSPSQVWGEAMLDELLDRTEGAPLLLVLDGVTDPHNLGACLRSADAAGALAVIVPKDKSATLTPVVRKVACGAAEVIPLVAVTNLARTLEKLQQRGLWVVGTAGEAEVSIYDQDLTGPTILIMGAEGKGMRRLTREHCDYLVKLPMAGSVSSLNVSVATGVCLFEALRQRSVKAVAKK; this is encoded by the coding sequence ATGAGTCTGGAAAAAATCTACGGCGTGCACGCCGTAGAAGCACTGCTGCGTCACCACCCTAAACGTGTCAAGCAAGTGTGGTTGGCGGAAGGTCGCAGCGAGCCGCGTGTGCAAGCGCTGGTCGAACTGGCCACCCAAAACAAGGTTGCCATCGGTCAGGCCGAGCGTCGTGAAATGGACGTGTGGGTCGAAGGCGTTCACCAGGGTGTGGTTGCGGACGTAAGCCCGAGCCAGGTCTGGGGTGAGGCGATGCTCGACGAACTGCTCGATCGCACCGAAGGCGCCCCCCTGTTGCTGGTGCTGGACGGCGTGACTGACCCGCATAACCTTGGCGCGTGCCTGCGTTCGGCGGATGCGGCCGGTGCGTTGGCGGTCATCGTGCCTAAAGACAAGTCGGCAACCTTGACGCCGGTAGTGCGTAAGGTGGCCTGCGGCGCGGCGGAAGTGATTCCGTTGGTGGCGGTGACCAACCTGGCGCGCACCCTGGAAAAGCTCCAGCAGCGCGGCCTGTGGGTAGTTGGCACGGCGGGGGAGGCCGAAGTCAGCATCTATGACCAGGACTTGACCGGCCCAACCATCCTGATCATGGGGGCCGAAGGCAAGGGCATGCGCCGCCTGACCCGCGAGCACTGCGATTACCTGGTCAAGCTGCCGATGGCCGGCAGCGTCAGCAGCCTCAACGTGTCGGTCGCGACCGGCGTGTGCCTGTTCGAAGCGCTGCGCCAGCGCAGCGTCAAGGCGGTTGCGAAAAAGTAA
- the rnr gene encoding ribonuclease R, translating into MADWQSLDPEAAREAEKYENPIPSRELILAHLADRGSPASREQLVEEFGLTTEDQLEALRRRLRAMERDAQLIYTRRGTYAPVDKLDLILGRIAGHRDGFGFLIPDDGSDDLFMSPAQMRLVFDGDRALARVSGLDRRGRREGVIVEVVSRAHESIVGRYFEEGGIGFVVPDNPKVQQEVLITPGRNGAAKVGQFVEVKITHWPTARFQPQGDIVEVVGNYMAPGMEIDVALRTYDIPHVWPEAVLKEAAKLKPEVEEKDKEKRIDLRHLPFVTIDGEDARDFDDAVYCEAKPGKLRLFSGGWKLFVAIADVSSYVKIGSALDNEAQVRGNSVYFPERVIPMLPEQLSNGLCSLNPKVDRLAMVCEMTISKTGEMTDYQFYEAVIHSQARLTYNKVSTILEAPKTSEAKALRTEYAGVVPHLKQLYSLYKVLLGARHVRGAIDFETQETRIVFGSERKIAAITPTTRNDAHKLIEECMLAANVATAQFLKKHEIPALYRVHDGPPPERLEKLRAFLGELGLSLHKGKEGPTPKDYQALLASIKDRPDYHVIQTVMLRSLSQAVYSADNQGHFGLNYEAYTHFTSPIRRYPDLLTHRAIRSVIHSKQNTPHVKRAGAMTIPKARIYPYDEAALEQLGEQCSMSERRADEATRDVVNWLKCEFMKDRVGESFPGVITAVTGFGLFVELTDIYVEGLVHVTALPGDYYHFDPVHHRLAGERTGRSFRLGDTVEVQVMRVDLDERKIDFGMSDKPAEAPTGRKKRGSGTAAPATKGKGAPAKTAEPEPAKAGRRSSAKDKAPEAYRPSDAAAKNAELRKSRELKQQLINDAKSGGKAASGGKSHGAEKPSSKPSKHRKGPPKAGSAPAKSGGSRKPKAKS; encoded by the coding sequence ATGGCCGATTGGCAGTCCCTCGATCCCGAGGCCGCTCGTGAAGCGGAAAAATATGAAAACCCTATTCCTAGCCGCGAACTGATCCTGGCGCATCTCGCCGATCGGGGTTCGCCTGCTAGCCGCGAGCAGTTGGTCGAAGAGTTCGGTCTGACCACCGAGGACCAGCTCGAAGCCCTGCGCCGCCGTCTGCGCGCCATGGAGCGCGACGCTCAACTGATCTACACCCGGCGCGGCACCTATGCGCCGGTGGACAAGCTCGACCTGATCCTGGGCCGCATCGCCGGTCACCGTGACGGCTTCGGTTTCCTGATCCCGGACGACGGCAGCGACGACCTGTTCATGAGCCCGGCGCAAATGCGCCTGGTGTTCGACGGTGACCGGGCCCTGGCCCGCGTGTCCGGCCTGGACCGTCGTGGTCGCCGGGAAGGCGTGATCGTGGAAGTGGTGTCCCGTGCCCACGAATCCATCGTTGGCCGTTACTTCGAAGAAGGTGGTATCGGTTTTGTTGTGCCGGATAACCCGAAGGTTCAGCAGGAAGTGCTGATTACCCCGGGCCGTAATGGCGCCGCCAAGGTGGGTCAGTTCGTCGAGGTGAAAATCACCCACTGGCCAACTGCGCGCTTCCAGCCACAGGGCGATATCGTTGAAGTGGTCGGCAACTACATGGCGCCGGGCATGGAGATCGACGTTGCGCTGCGCACCTACGACATTCCTCACGTCTGGCCCGAGGCTGTGCTCAAGGAAGCCGCCAAGCTCAAGCCGGAAGTTGAAGAGAAAGATAAAGAAAAACGCATCGACCTGCGCCATCTGCCGTTCGTCACCATCGACGGCGAAGACGCCCGCGACTTCGACGATGCGGTCTACTGCGAAGCCAAGCCAGGCAAGCTGCGCCTGTTCTCCGGCGGCTGGAAGTTGTTCGTCGCGATTGCCGACGTGTCCAGCTACGTGAAGATCGGTTCGGCCCTGGATAACGAAGCCCAGGTGCGCGGCAACTCCGTGTATTTCCCTGAGCGCGTGATCCCGATGCTGCCTGAGCAGCTGTCCAACGGGCTGTGCTCGCTGAATCCGAAAGTCGACCGTTTGGCCATGGTGTGCGAGATGACCATCTCCAAAACCGGCGAAATGACCGACTACCAGTTCTACGAAGCGGTGATCCACTCCCAGGCGCGCCTGACCTACAACAAGGTCAGCACCATCCTGGAAGCGCCGAAGACCAGTGAAGCCAAGGCCCTGCGTACCGAATACGCTGGCGTGGTGCCGCACCTCAAGCAGCTGTACTCGCTGTACAAGGTGTTGCTGGGTGCCCGTCACGTGCGTGGCGCGATCGATTTTGAGACCCAGGAAACCCGGATTGTCTTCGGTTCCGAGCGCAAGATCGCCGCAATCACCCCGACGACCCGTAACGATGCGCACAAGCTGATCGAAGAGTGCATGCTGGCGGCCAACGTGGCCACCGCGCAATTCCTCAAGAAGCACGAGATTCCTGCGTTGTACCGCGTGCACGACGGCCCGCCGCCGGAGCGTCTGGAAAAACTGCGCGCCTTCCTCGGCGAGCTCGGCCTGTCCCTGCACAAAGGCAAGGAAGGCCCGACGCCGAAGGACTACCAGGCACTGCTGGCCAGCATCAAGGATCGTCCGGATTACCATGTGATCCAGACCGTGATGCTGCGCTCCCTGAGCCAGGCGGTGTACAGCGCCGACAACCAGGGCCACTTTGGTCTGAATTACGAGGCGTACACCCACTTCACCTCGCCGATTCGCCGTTACCCGGACCTGCTCACGCACCGCGCGATCCGCAGCGTGATCCATTCCAAGCAGAACACCCCGCACGTCAAGCGTGCCGGTGCCATGACCATTCCGAAGGCACGGATCTATCCGTACGACGAAGCGGCCCTGGAGCAGTTGGGCGAGCAGTGCTCCATGAGCGAGCGCCGCGCCGACGAAGCCACCCGCGACGTGGTGAACTGGCTCAAGTGCGAGTTCATGAAAGACCGCGTGGGCGAATCGTTCCCGGGCGTGATCACTGCTGTGACCGGCTTTGGTTTGTTTGTCGAGCTGACCGACATCTACGTCGAGGGCTTGGTGCACGTCACCGCCTTGCCGGGTGATTATTACCACTTTGACCCTGTGCACCACCGCCTGGCGGGCGAGCGCACCGGTCGCAGCTTCCGTCTGGGCGACACCGTGGAAGTGCAGGTCATGCGCGTCGACCTCGATGAACGCAAGATCGACTTCGGAATGTCTGACAAGCCCGCCGAAGCACCGACTGGCCGTAAAAAGCGTGGCAGCGGGACCGCAGCGCCTGCGACCAAGGGTAAAGGTGCTCCTGCAAAAACCGCAGAGCCTGAGCCGGCCAAGGCCGGTCGCCGTTCGTCTGCCAAGGACAAGGCTCCCGAAGCCTACCGTCCCAGCGACGCTGCGGCGAAAAATGCTGAACTGCGCAAGAGCCGCGAGTTGAAGCAGCAGTTGATCAACGACGCCAAAAGCGGTGGTAAAGCGGCGTCTGGGGGAAAGTCCCACGGGGCGGAAAAGCCGTCGAGCAAGCCAAGTAAACACCGTAAAGGCCCGCCAAAAGCGGGTTCGGCCCCAGCGAAAAGCGGTGGGTCGCGCAAACCTAAGGCCAAGTCATGA